Proteins encoded together in one Quercus lobata isolate SW786 chromosome 3, ValleyOak3.0 Primary Assembly, whole genome shotgun sequence window:
- the LOC115980526 gene encoding uncharacterized protein LOC115980526: MVTGECTFEIKTLYPECTCPLTFKNGQVTSTYVAKRYLKDFGKNPNWEVSGIKHHVMQKISIDLSLSQVYRSRKATKGLITGNEEAQYSLLRDYAEMILRTDVGSRVILQTEMENENAKPKFKRMYIRYNAQKVGFLGGCRPFVELDGCHLKGRFGGQLLSATAKDGNDNIFPVVMVVVKQENKDSWTWFLEQFTDDNGRLEELNLVFISDRQKGLLPAMETLFPTVEHRYYVKHIYNNFKVNHKGMELKSILWRCAGLTSVREFERGMDHLKSLDEEAWKYLADIEPAQWTKSHFSSRVLTDCMVNNLSESFNSMIVKARDKPILSMLEWIRVRLMSRLYIKKIGIEKYGGKLCPSIQKKLEQLKLECKGFCVISYERFVYEVNNERERHMVDLENRTCSCRVWDLTESPASMELQPFL; encoded by the exons ATGGTGACTGGAGAGTGCACATTTGAGATCAAGACACTTTATCCTGAGTGTACTTGCCCCCTAACATTTAAAAATGGGCAAGTTACATCAACCTATGTGGCAAAGAGGTATTTGAAGGATTTTGGTAAGAATCCTAATTGGGAGGTCTCAGGCATTAAGCACCATGTGATGCAGAAGATTTCAATTGATTTAAGTCTTAGTCAGGTGTATAGATCAAGGAAGGCAACTAAGGGGCTGATTACTGGGAATGAAGAAGCTCAGTATAGCCTACTTAGAGATTATGCAGAAATGATATTAAGGACAGATGTAGGAAGTAGGGTGATTCTGCAAACAGAGATGGAAAATGAGAATGCAAAGCCCAAGTTTAAAAGGATGTACATTAGGTACAATGCTCAGAAGGTTGGCTTTCTAGGTGGTTGTAGACCCTTTGTTGAGCTGGATGGATGCCACTTGAAGGGTAGGTTTGGTGGACAATTATTGTCTGCCACTGCCAAGGATGGAAATGACAATATATTCCCAGTGGTAATGGTTGTGGTTAAGCAAGAAAACAAGGATAGCTGGACCTGGTTCTTGGAGCAGTTTACAGATGACAATGGCAGGCTAGAGGAGCTCAATCTGGTATTCATCAGTGACAGGCAGAAG GGTCTTCTACCTGCAATGGAGACTCTATTCCCAACTGTGGAGCACAGGTATTATGTGAAGCACATATACAACAACTTCAAGGTTAACCACAAGGGCATGGAGTTGAAGAGTATATTGTGGAGGTGTGCTGGCTTAACATCAGTCAGGGAATTTGAGAGGGGGATGGACCATCTTAAAAGTTTGGATGAAGAAGCTTGGAAGTACCTGGCTGATATAGAGCCTGCACAGTGGACCAAATCCCacttttcttcaagagttttgACAGATTGTATGGTAAACAATTTGAGTGAGAGTTTTAACTCTATGATTGTGAAGGCTAGAGACAAGCCCATCTTATCAATGCTGGAGTGGATCAGAGTTAGGCTTATGAGCAGACTGTATATAAAGAAGATTGGCATAGAAAAGTATGGTGGCAAGTTGTGTCCAAGCATACAAAAAAAGTTGGAGCAGTTAAAATTAGAGTGTAAGGGTTTCTGTGTAATTTCTTATGAGAGGTTTGTGTATGAGGTTAACAATGAGAGGGAAAGGCATATGGTGGACTTGGAAAATAGGACATGCAGTTGTAGAGTATGGGACTTGACAGAATCCCCTGCAAGCATGGAGTTGCAGCCATTTTTATGA